The Algoriphagus sanaruensis genome window below encodes:
- a CDS encoding M56 family metallopeptidase, with translation MKLLNDWISEEMLKVLGWTLVHTLWQMVLVAGILWIALRLLKRSSPALKYGLAVGALLVSFLLTLGTFVYEWSLAAPNQGFTIEKTQIFLLESSAVIQEITLENRMAQVMFWIDQNLSILVNFWFFGSLLFLFRFVNSLSEIRNLRKSAALIQDFELEKTTYRLMGKLGINRSVELRSSIESQSPLTFGTIKPVILLPAALIFHLNTAQLEAIIAHELAHVKRNDYLSNLLLSGLEVVFFFHPCYWWMSQTVKELRENAADDLAIKAGIEPRVLATGLAEVLNFAKQNSPELALAAGKKRNPTLLRIKRMLGYHTENYPQTPIISIPMILTLFLSAGLMASAQQDAPKTEFPIEVNPVTDASPLAVAFEPVLDTLPPIQTTVWNTKEHRISFTTDEGVHYVILGDKLISGNDTLTLSPKLKAELEKLYEMEGVAMPELILPEMPEFQEEWIVPVPDYDLEIPLPLDPIEPPFVDFDFENLPSWNFNFGDTSKMTPAEREQMRKEMELNWSKWSENAAKNAKEWEAKWKANEGEWKQRMVEWEAKFKAEFEPKMKEFELKMKEWQTQNEPKMQEFEAKMKEWQAAQEPKLKEWEAKIKEWEIAQKPKMEEFHRKMEIWQKEHQMKMQEFQKLVQEEFKKENK, from the coding sequence ATGAAACTTTTAAATGATTGGATCTCAGAGGAGATGCTTAAAGTGCTAGGCTGGACGCTAGTGCATACACTTTGGCAAATGGTTTTGGTAGCTGGGATTTTATGGATCGCTTTACGATTACTAAAAAGATCCAGCCCTGCCCTGAAGTACGGACTTGCAGTTGGGGCTTTGCTTGTTTCATTCCTGCTGACCTTGGGGACTTTTGTTTACGAATGGTCACTAGCTGCTCCCAATCAAGGATTTACTATTGAAAAGACCCAGATTTTTTTGTTGGAATCTAGTGCGGTAATTCAAGAAATCACCCTTGAAAACAGAATGGCTCAAGTGATGTTCTGGATCGACCAGAATCTCTCCATATTGGTTAATTTCTGGTTTTTTGGTTCGCTTTTGTTTCTTTTCCGATTTGTTAATAGCCTTTCGGAGATCCGCAATCTCCGGAAAAGCGCCGCTCTAATTCAAGACTTTGAGTTGGAAAAAACTACCTATCGGCTTATGGGTAAGCTTGGGATCAATCGGAGCGTAGAGTTGAGAAGTAGTATTGAATCTCAATCTCCCTTGACTTTTGGTACAATCAAGCCAGTGATATTGCTTCCTGCTGCATTGATATTCCATCTTAATACAGCTCAGTTGGAGGCAATTATTGCCCACGAATTAGCCCATGTCAAGCGTAATGATTACCTGAGTAATCTCCTTCTTTCGGGACTTGAAGTGGTGTTTTTTTTCCATCCTTGTTATTGGTGGATGAGTCAGACGGTGAAGGAACTGCGGGAAAATGCGGCTGATGATTTGGCGATCAAAGCTGGTATCGAACCCAGGGTCTTAGCTACTGGTCTTGCTGAAGTGCTCAATTTTGCAAAGCAAAATTCACCAGAATTGGCTTTAGCGGCTGGGAAAAAAAGAAACCCTACGCTATTAAGAATCAAGCGAATGCTTGGTTATCATACTGAAAACTATCCACAAACCCCAATTATTTCGATCCCTATGATACTCACGCTTTTTCTCAGTGCCGGCCTGATGGCTAGTGCCCAACAAGACGCCCCCAAAACAGAATTCCCAATCGAGGTAAATCCGGTCACGGATGCTTCACCCCTTGCTGTTGCCTTTGAACCTGTATTAGATACTCTTCCTCCTATCCAAACGACGGTCTGGAATACGAAAGAGCATCGGATTTCTTTTACTACTGACGAAGGAGTCCACTATGTGATCTTAGGAGATAAGTTGATTTCAGGAAATGATACGCTTACCCTAAGTCCAAAACTCAAAGCCGAGCTGGAGAAATTATATGAAATGGAAGGGGTGGCCATGCCTGAGCTCATTCTTCCAGAAATGCCTGAATTCCAGGAAGAGTGGATAGTTCCAGTTCCTGATTACGATTTAGAAATTCCTTTGCCTCTAGATCCTATCGAGCCACCGTTTGTAGATTTTGATTTTGAGAACTTGCCGTCTTGGAATTTTAACTTCGGAGATACTTCCAAAATGACTCCTGCTGAACGTGAACAAATGCGGAAAGAGATGGAGCTAAATTGGTCTAAATGGTCAGAAAATGCTGCCAAAAATGCCAAAGAATGGGAAGCGAAATGGAAAGCCAATGAAGGAGAATGGAAACAGCGAATGGTCGAGTGGGAGGCAAAATTCAAAGCAGAGTTTGAGCCCAAGATGAAAGAATTCGAGCTGAAGATGAAAGAATGGCAGACTCAAAATGAGCCTAAAATGCAAGAATTTGAGGCAAAAATGAAAGAGTGGCAAGCCGCCCAAGAACCAAAGTTAAAAGAATGGGAGGCCAAGATTAAAGAATGGGAAATTGCCCAGAAACCCAAGATGGAGGAGTTTCATCGGAAGATGGAAATCTGGCAAAAAGAGCATCAAATGAAGATGCAAGAGTTTCAAAAGCTAGTCCAAGAGGAATTCAAAAAAGAAAATAAATAA
- the rsmH gene encoding 16S rRNA (cytosine(1402)-N(4))-methyltransferase RsmH, whose amino-acid sequence MTESVYHIPVMLAQCTEGLAINPNGIYVDVTFGGGGHSREILKHLDRGHLYAFDQDEDALANVPQDDRFTLIQANFRDIKRYLRLYGVKQVDGILADLGISSHQIDEPSRGFSTRFSGSLDMRMNQSAPLTAKDVLNTYEEGELHKILGMYGEVKNAKTLAQAIVSERALRLFDTTEGFTAFLKKYAPRGKEFKYFAQVFQALRIVVNDEMGALEEMLLSAVELLKPGGRLVVMSYHSLEDRPVKNLITKGKFQGEVEKDFYGNLLRPLEPVSRGAVVADEEEVAKNPRARSAKLRIAEKVKK is encoded by the coding sequence ATGACTGAGTCTGTTTACCATATCCCAGTGATGCTCGCCCAATGCACTGAAGGCTTGGCTATTAATCCCAACGGGATTTATGTCGATGTCACTTTCGGGGGCGGTGGTCATTCTAGAGAAATTTTAAAGCATCTCGATAGAGGACATCTATATGCTTTTGATCAGGATGAGGATGCATTGGCCAATGTGCCCCAAGATGATCGGTTTACGCTCATACAGGCAAACTTCCGGGATATCAAGCGATACCTCAGGCTGTACGGAGTAAAGCAGGTCGATGGGATCTTGGCGGATTTGGGGATTTCTTCTCACCAAATCGACGAGCCAAGCCGAGGATTTTCTACTCGGTTTAGCGGCAGTTTGGACATGCGGATGAATCAGTCTGCACCTCTTACCGCCAAGGATGTTCTCAACACCTATGAGGAAGGAGAGCTACATAAGATTTTGGGGATGTATGGAGAAGTAAAAAATGCCAAAACGCTTGCCCAGGCCATTGTGTCAGAGCGAGCACTTCGGCTTTTTGATACCACAGAGGGGTTTACGGCATTTCTAAAAAAATATGCTCCTCGCGGGAAGGAGTTTAAATATTTCGCGCAGGTATTTCAGGCATTGCGGATTGTGGTTAATGACGAGATGGGTGCTTTGGAAGAAATGCTCCTTAGTGCAGTGGAATTGCTCAAGCCAGGAGGCAGACTCGTGGTGATGAGCTACCATAGTTTGGAAGACCGTCCGGTAAAGAATTTGATCACTAAGGGCAAGTTCCAAGGAGAGGTCGAAAAAGATTTTTATGGAAATCTACTTCGTCCTCTAGAGCCGGTTAGTCGAGGTGCAGTGGTGGCGGATGAAGAGGAAGTGGCAAAGAATCCACGTGCACGGAGTGCCAAATTGAGAATTGCAGAGAAAGTTAAAAAATGA
- a CDS encoding FtsL-like putative cell division protein, whose translation MSQNAFKKKLKSGNNPKGGPRKTIFSWIEEKLNVTSVLGEGVPVQLVPPVAFLVLLALVYIYSNHRAEGMVRKIEKAQQEVEDLRADVTTLEAEYMQSSMQSQVAKRAASLEIYELNQPPIKIEVEK comes from the coding sequence ATGAGTCAGAACGCATTTAAGAAAAAGTTGAAGTCTGGGAACAATCCAAAAGGTGGTCCCCGGAAGACTATTTTTTCTTGGATTGAAGAAAAGCTCAATGTGACTTCGGTTCTGGGTGAAGGAGTTCCTGTTCAATTGGTGCCTCCGGTAGCCTTTTTGGTTCTGCTTGCACTGGTTTACATCTACAGCAATCACCGAGCAGAAGGAATGGTCCGGAAAATTGAAAAGGCTCAACAGGAAGTAGAAGATCTCCGAGCAGATGTCACTACCCTGGAGGCAGAATACATGCAAAGTAGCATGCAGTCACAAGTGGCTAAGCGTGCTGCAAGCTTAGAAATCTATGAATTAAATCAACCACCGATCAAAATCGAGGTAGAAAAGTGA
- a CDS encoding TonB-dependent receptor family protein yields MKQKLVLGILFCLIPTIYSWAIQDTLRTIDLKEFQIQNLGQQNPIRPTPNIHNLQIIGGRKTEVINLSGLAVNLAEKTGRTLFAKVPGAFIYDMDGTGNQINVSVRGLDGHRSWEFNVRQNGVMINTDIYGYPASHYSMPMEAVERIELIRGTGALQYGQQFGGMLNYVLKSADSSKTFSLENITSIGSFGMLANFISIGGTKGKWSYYGYFQKRHSNGYREGAESQSDSEHIEINYKANKNLNLKAEVSRSTYLYRIPGPLNDLKFEENPTQATRTRNYYSPEIWIPAISMEGRLGKDTKFSLVGSGVFGQRSSVTFDAMADIPDAIHPETNDYFNRNVDIDNYHTRTVEGRVLHQYSLGNIKNNLSLSSRFFNNSFDRKQRGKGTTGSDYDLSISGKFPRDMNLKSKSISFALENQVLISQNFSLSPGVRIQQGSSELSGSISYLESSKVPVQIDYNFITLGINAEYKPSLTNRFYAGISQANRPVLFQDIIPSSPLYVISSNLEDSFGYNSEIGWESNPNEYLHFNATLFQTLIGNRIGNLLIEEEGQFLIQKSNIGDSKTSGLELLWDFEFYHSEKASISIYTSSSWMNARYIRGFISNGSENVSIKGNHVEAAPDWISRNGINYSSQSLQVSLQHQFVSQSFSDALNTQIPPPSGAVGPVPSYHLWDLQGIYQLQNLTFRASLLNILNKSYFTKRPQMYPGPGIWPSDGRSLTISIGIKI; encoded by the coding sequence ATGAAACAAAAACTTGTTTTAGGCATCCTATTTTGCCTAATCCCAACCATTTATTCATGGGCTATCCAAGACACCCTGAGAACCATAGATTTGAAGGAATTTCAAATTCAAAATCTGGGACAACAAAACCCCATTCGACCAACACCAAATATCCACAATCTCCAAATCATTGGAGGTCGTAAAACCGAAGTCATTAATCTGAGTGGACTTGCCGTTAATCTCGCCGAAAAAACAGGAAGGACACTTTTTGCCAAGGTTCCTGGAGCTTTTATTTATGACATGGATGGCACTGGCAATCAAATTAATGTATCAGTAAGAGGCCTTGATGGACACAGAAGTTGGGAATTTAATGTTCGACAAAACGGTGTCATGATCAACACCGATATCTATGGTTATCCAGCAAGCCACTACTCTATGCCTATGGAGGCGGTGGAGCGTATCGAGTTGATCAGAGGAACAGGAGCACTCCAATATGGACAGCAATTTGGCGGAATGTTGAATTACGTATTGAAATCAGCTGACTCTTCAAAGACTTTTAGCCTAGAAAATATAACCTCAATTGGAAGCTTTGGCATGCTAGCCAACTTCATTTCAATAGGAGGAACTAAAGGAAAGTGGTCCTATTATGGCTATTTCCAAAAAAGACATTCCAACGGATATAGAGAAGGCGCTGAATCCCAATCTGACTCGGAACATATTGAGATAAATTACAAAGCCAATAAAAACCTAAATCTAAAGGCAGAAGTATCTAGAAGTACTTACTTGTATCGGATTCCTGGCCCTCTTAATGACTTAAAATTCGAAGAAAACCCAACTCAAGCTACACGTACTAGGAATTACTACAGCCCTGAAATTTGGATTCCTGCAATTAGCATGGAGGGGCGTTTAGGCAAAGACACTAAATTTAGTCTTGTAGGAAGTGGCGTTTTTGGTCAGCGAAGCTCAGTCACATTTGATGCAATGGCTGATATCCCAGATGCCATCCATCCCGAGACCAATGATTATTTCAATCGAAATGTCGATATAGATAACTACCATACCCGAACAGTTGAAGGACGAGTCCTCCATCAGTATAGTCTAGGAAATATTAAAAATAACCTCTCTCTTTCAAGTCGGTTTTTCAACAATTCCTTCGACAGAAAACAAAGAGGAAAAGGAACAACCGGATCAGATTATGACCTAAGTATCTCAGGAAAATTCCCAAGAGACATGAATTTAAAGAGTAAAAGCATAAGCTTTGCTTTGGAAAACCAAGTCCTTATTAGTCAAAATTTTAGCCTAAGTCCGGGGGTCAGAATTCAACAAGGAAGCTCCGAACTAAGTGGATCAATCTCCTACTTAGAATCCTCAAAAGTACCAGTTCAAATCGATTATAATTTTATCACCTTAGGCATCAACGCTGAATATAAACCTTCGTTGACGAATCGATTTTATGCAGGGATTTCGCAAGCAAACAGACCTGTTCTTTTTCAAGATATCATTCCAAGTTCACCGTTATATGTCATCAGTTCTAATTTAGAGGATAGTTTTGGGTACAACTCGGAGATCGGTTGGGAAAGTAATCCAAATGAGTATTTACATTTTAATGCAACCCTTTTTCAGACCCTGATTGGAAATAGGATAGGTAACCTTTTAATCGAGGAAGAAGGGCAATTTCTCATTCAAAAAAGTAATATAGGTGATAGTAAGACTTCCGGATTAGAATTGCTTTGGGACTTTGAATTTTATCACTCTGAAAAGGCTTCAATTTCGATATATACATCTTCAAGTTGGATGAATGCACGATACATAAGAGGATTCATCAGTAATGGAAGTGAAAATGTATCAATTAAAGGTAATCATGTGGAAGCCGCTCCAGATTGGATAAGTAGAAATGGAATTAATTATTCAAGCCAATCACTCCAAGTTTCACTTCAACATCAATTTGTAAGTCAATCTTTTTCGGATGCACTAAATACCCAAATCCCACCTCCTTCCGGAGCAGTAGGACCCGTACCTTCCTATCATCTTTGGGACCTTCAGGGAATTTACCAGCTTCAAAATTTAACCTTTAGGGCAAGCTTGCTTAATATCCTTAACAAATCATACTTTACCAAAAGGCCTCAAATGTATCCTGGCCCAGGGATTTGGCCTTCGGACGGAAGAAGCTTAACTATTTCAATTGGAATAAAAATCTAA
- the mraZ gene encoding division/cell wall cluster transcriptional repressor MraZ, giving the protein MFNSQYDAKLDPKGRLVLPSKIKSAIPEANGATLMLRMAEDKCLALYPMVEYKKLENQIKSLNINNPEQRMLQRSFFNSIVEVELDNAGRLLIPKLYQTYAGLEKDVVVVGMGTRIELWNPESYLKNIIVDPADLSSLMEKYLS; this is encoded by the coding sequence ATGTTCAACAGTCAATACGATGCCAAGTTAGATCCCAAGGGGCGTTTGGTATTGCCGTCTAAAATTAAGTCGGCAATTCCAGAGGCGAATGGGGCTACGCTTATGCTTCGGATGGCCGAGGACAAATGCTTAGCACTCTATCCGATGGTAGAGTATAAAAAGCTTGAAAATCAAATCAAGTCACTGAACATCAACAATCCTGAGCAGCGTATGCTGCAACGGTCTTTTTTCAATTCTATCGTTGAGGTAGAGCTGGATAATGCAGGTCGACTTTTGATTCCCAAGCTTTATCAAACCTATGCCGGGTTGGAAAAGGATGTGGTTGTCGTAGGCATGGGAACTCGTATCGAACTCTGGAATCCTGAATCTTATCTCAAGAACATCATTGTAGATCCGGCGGACTTGTCCAGCCTGATGGAAAAGTATCTCTCCTAA